The following coding sequences lie in one Aspergillus puulaauensis MK2 DNA, chromosome 3, nearly complete sequence genomic window:
- a CDS encoding uncharacterized protein (COG:T;~EggNog:ENOG410PPC2;~InterPro:IPR000719,IPR011009,IPR008266,IPR017441;~PFAM:PF00069;~go_function: GO:0004672 - protein kinase activity [Evidence IEA];~go_function: GO:0005524 - ATP binding [Evidence IEA];~go_process: GO:0006468 - protein phosphorylation [Evidence IEA]) → MSGSNTPTTKVNTGGDETMHITEEYKECVIEEIVSAAEEESSAPPPGQLLDGYDDIDMHYVERGPHGYGIYGFGERVEDPWEYLPGGHHPVHLGDTFYNYKVINKLGSGGFGTVWLCRVLEKDPTEYVALKIIRAMNSGEDNAELLNVRRLLKLAETDPDVEKYCLLPLDRFELEGVNGVHQCFVYPVAGQAVQEIWNNVKDPEEYLRSLTRQTVEAMAMFHRHGICHGDFRPSNILLRLDGLNGAREEEVEDLLGPAETLEVIPFTNMDKNAHPPGYLVKAVEFDGHFNARFASDKICVIDFGECFEISNPPERGAIPYEYASPELALADQCGTPSDIWALATSIFEIRTGYKLFSMEALNMYSAGKRHYKSREHPTTYAYWIINKCGMLPEPFWSKWSPKWRKWELRYGVPVEEVEERSLDHAQVRLETIREGTSRKVGHLLRPLRAKRGWRASLTDEERMLFEDLVFKMTDYDVSKRLTMEEVLRHPWLSYGVGKASLVEVHTTEPVHVNVRQPYGSGNDASFEHNEVQCTTAGTLEVEDVDMAEAPATVIPDPVDGPQQNGLEAGFSKGDIHQQSVEINLPQSQESSTPAAQEPSKFGPTLELNVVREGVFAVSTWLRTTVGKAFQSMIA, encoded by the exons cctcctccaggccaGCTTCTGGATGGGTATGATGACATCGATATGCACTACGTTGAACGTGGTCCACATGGATACGGCATCTACGGCTTCGGCGAGCGAGTCGAGGACCCGTGGGAGTACCTACCAGGCGGGCATCATCCAGTGCACCTTGGCGATACCTTCTACAACTACAAGGTCATCAACAAGCTGGGCAGCGGCGGATTTGGGACCGTGTGGCTCTGCCGTGTACTGGAAAAGGACCCTACGGAGTACGTTGCGCTCAAGATCATCCGCGCCATGAACTCTGGTGAGGATAATGCGGAGCTACTCAATGTCCGCCGCTTGCTTAAGCTTGCGGAGACTGACCCGGACGTCGAGAAGTACTGTTTGCTTCCGCTGGATCGGTTCGAGCTTGAGGGCGTGAATGGGGTCCACCAGTGCTTTGTTTACCCGGTTGCTGGGCAGGCAGTCCAAGAGATCTGGAACAATGTGAAGGATCCAGAAGAATATCTGCGCAGTTTGACTCGTCAGACTGTGgaggccatggcgatgtTTCACAGGCATGGAATTTGTCACGGAG ACTTCCGACCTTCAAatatccttcttcgccttgatGGCCTGAACGGAGCCcgagaggaggaggttgaggatctGCTAGGCCCGGCCGAGACGCTTGAAGTTATTCCATTCACAAACATGGACAAGAATGCACACCCCCCTGGGTACCTCGTCAAGGCAGTCGAGTTTGATGGCCATTTCAATGCCCGGTTTGCTTCAGATAAGATCTGCGTGATCGACTTTGGAGAGTGCTTCGAGATATCAAACCCACCAGAAAGGGGAGCCATTCCGTACGAGTACGCCTCGCCGGAACTTGCCCTTGCTGACCAGTGTGGGACCCCCAGCGATATCTGGGCGCTTGCCACCTCGATATTCGAGATCCGGACGGGCTATAAGCTGTTTTCCATGGAGGCACTCAATATGTACTCAGCCGGAAAGCGTCACTACAAGTCGCGCGAGCATCCGACTACTTACGCGTACTGGATCATCAATAAATGCGGGATGCTTCCCGAACCGTTCTGGTCAAAATGGTCTCCCAAATGGAGGAAGTGGGAGCTCCGCTACGGTGTCCCcgttgaggaggttgaggagaggTCCTTGGACCACGCACAAGTCCGGCTAGAAACGATACGTGAAGGGACAAGTCGCAAGGTTGGCCATCTTCTCAGACCGCTCCGTGCAAAGCGTGGGTGGCGTGCGTCACTTACTGACGAGGAACGGATGCTTTTTGAAGATCTTGTCTTTAAAATGACTGACTACGATGTGTCTAAGAGGTTGACAATGGAGGAGGTCCTTCGCCATCCCTGGCTTTCGTACGGGGTTGGAAAGGCCTCATTGGTCGAGGTTCATACAACGGAACCAGTTCACGTCAACGTTCGTCAGCCCTATGGCAGTGGTAATGATGCATCTTTTGAACACAACGAGGTCCAATGCACCACGGCTGGCACCCTAGAGGTAGAGGATGTAGATATGGCCGAGGCACCTGCAACGGTGATTCCAGACCCGGTTGATGGCCCCCAACAAAATGGCCTTGAAGCAGGCTTTTCAAAGGGGGATATCCATCAACAATCGGTCGAGATCAACCTACCGCAGTCACAGGAAAGCAGCACGCCCGCTGCTCAAGAGCCTAGCAAGTTTGGGCCTACATTGGAGCTGAACGTGGTGCGAGAGGGGGTGTTTGCTGTTTCGACGTGGCTTCGCACGACCGTTGGCAAGGCGTTTCAATCGATGATAGCATAA